In the genome of Bradyrhizobium sp. CIAT3101, one region contains:
- a CDS encoding ABC transporter permease, which produces MSDSTALRTAGRGLVLPLGLLLLWEVASHSGLVNRQFLPPLEHVGVSFWEELKSGELVEALAASLRRDLLGFALGSGIGVLVGLLLGLSRIADRIFTTWFNGLKQIALLAWIPLISLWFGFDEIAKIVFIALAASIPVILNLVEGVRATSSKLVEVGEVFRFDRLQFIVYVYLPAALPSLLTGLHLALIYAWLATIGAEYFMAAGPGIGGLIIAGRERFDMDLVMLGILVVGSIGFLIDRGASWLERRLIPWRTS; this is translated from the coding sequence GTGTCAGATAGCACTGCGCTTCGCACCGCAGGCCGCGGGCTGGTCCTTCCGCTTGGGCTGCTGCTTCTGTGGGAGGTCGCAAGCCATTCGGGCCTCGTGAACCGCCAGTTCCTGCCGCCGCTGGAGCATGTCGGCGTCAGCTTCTGGGAAGAGTTGAAGAGCGGCGAACTGGTCGAGGCGCTTGCTGCGAGCCTGCGGCGTGACCTTCTCGGATTCGCGCTGGGATCGGGCATTGGTGTCCTGGTCGGGCTTCTGCTCGGCCTGTCGCGCATCGCGGACCGCATCTTCACGACATGGTTCAACGGACTGAAGCAGATCGCGCTGCTGGCGTGGATTCCCCTGATCTCGCTCTGGTTCGGCTTCGACGAGATCGCCAAGATCGTCTTTATCGCGCTCGCGGCGTCCATCCCGGTCATTCTCAACCTGGTCGAAGGCGTGCGCGCGACCTCTTCGAAGCTGGTCGAGGTCGGCGAAGTGTTCCGCTTCGACCGGCTTCAGTTCATCGTCTATGTCTACCTGCCGGCCGCGCTGCCGTCGCTTCTAACCGGCCTTCACCTGGCGCTGATCTACGCCTGGCTTGCGACAATCGGCGCCGAATATTTCATGGCGGCAGGCCCCGGCATCGGCGGGCTCATCATCGCGGGCCGTGAGCGCTTCGACATGGACCTCGTCATGCTCGGGATCCTGGTCGTGGGGTCGATCGGCTTTCTCATCGACCGCGGTGCAAGCTGGCTGGAGCGCAGGCTCATACCCTGGCGCACCAGCTAG
- a CDS encoding ABC transporter substrate-binding protein, translated as MIGKRALLRSVLAAILVSVGAASPGVAADTITVRIGFASVGADNRQFSGGSSAGVAHSEHYLDKELSDRPDVKVEWYFFKGAGPAVNEAFANNQLDFAIQGDLPEIIGRANGLKTRILMASGAHAPIYLAVPSGSPIRKVADLRGKKVSIFRGTNNHLAAVKVLAGNGLQERDVQVINMDTATTNAALTSRDIDAAFGNFPLASLAEKNIAEIVYTTKGDNPAYERHSTLIGQDAFIKAHPDVTQKIVSAIVRAARWSSEEANREAFFEISARTGFPVSGYRFDFSNQKLKYRNSPIIDASIIESYRFQAKQAKEFGLLRRDVDIDGWFDRSFLNTALKQQGLEGYWNEYDANGKPLAVGQ; from the coding sequence ATGATCGGAAAACGCGCTCTCTTGCGGTCCGTGTTGGCCGCAATACTCGTCTCGGTCGGGGCAGCGTCGCCAGGCGTGGCGGCCGATACCATCACGGTGCGGATCGGCTTTGCGTCGGTCGGTGCGGACAACAGGCAATTCTCGGGCGGCTCCTCCGCCGGCGTCGCGCATTCCGAGCACTATCTCGACAAGGAGCTTAGCGACCGGCCGGACGTGAAGGTCGAGTGGTACTTTTTCAAGGGGGCAGGGCCTGCGGTCAACGAGGCCTTTGCCAACAACCAGCTCGATTTCGCCATCCAGGGCGATCTGCCGGAGATCATTGGTCGCGCCAACGGCCTCAAGACCAGAATCCTGATGGCATCCGGGGCCCACGCGCCGATCTATCTGGCCGTACCCTCAGGTTCGCCGATCCGCAAGGTCGCGGATTTGCGCGGCAAGAAGGTCTCGATCTTCCGGGGGACCAACAACCATCTGGCGGCCGTAAAGGTGCTCGCCGGCAATGGCCTGCAGGAGCGCGACGTGCAGGTCATCAACATGGACACGGCGACCACCAACGCGGCGCTGACATCCAGGGATATCGACGCTGCTTTTGGCAATTTTCCCCTGGCGAGCCTCGCCGAGAAGAACATCGCTGAGATCGTCTACACCACCAAGGGCGACAATCCGGCCTATGAGCGCCACTCCACGCTGATCGGGCAGGACGCGTTCATCAAGGCGCATCCGGACGTCACCCAGAAGATCGTATCGGCGATCGTGCGCGCCGCGCGCTGGTCGTCGGAGGAAGCCAATCGGGAGGCCTTCTTCGAGATCTCGGCCCGCACGGGCTTTCCGGTCTCTGGCTATCGCTTCGATTTCTCCAATCAGAAACTGAAGTACCGCAACTCGCCGATCATCGACGCCTCAATTATCGAGAGCTATCGCTTCCAGGCAAAGCAGGCAAAGGAGTTCGGCCTGCTGCGCCGTGACGTCGACATCGACGGATGGTTCGACCGGTCGTTCCTCAACACCGCCCTCAAGCAGCAGGGTCTCGAGGGGTACTGGAACGAATATGACGCGAACGGGAAACCGCTGGCAGTAGGGCAATGA
- a CDS encoding ABC transporter permease: MSDAVIRSSSAPRASWLFGFARVVPDGARQAVLRYLASFAWLLVLPAVALPVWIIGADRGWLPEQILPRPGDVLHTLRDMVASGELAQHAGYSLRRVAYGFAIGAVGGLVIGSAMGLSRRVDDYVRPLFTAIAQVPALAWIPLAMLLLGIGEGLKIVVIAKAAFVPVVMNTSAGIANVPKAFVEVGETFRFTPLQMLRHVVLPGAVPPIFTGLRYGLTHAWIALVSVELLASSEGLGYLLVWGRQMFWLDTVLVAMIVIGIIGFVSDKALAVVEARLQRWRIDRVR, encoded by the coding sequence ATGAGCGACGCAGTCATCCGGTCGTCGTCCGCACCGCGCGCTTCCTGGCTCTTCGGCTTCGCGCGCGTTGTTCCTGACGGTGCGAGACAGGCTGTGCTCCGCTATCTGGCCTCGTTCGCCTGGCTGCTGGTTCTGCCCGCCGTGGCTTTGCCGGTTTGGATCATTGGCGCCGATCGCGGCTGGCTGCCGGAGCAAATCCTGCCGCGGCCTGGCGACGTCCTTCATACGCTGCGCGACATGGTCGCCAGCGGCGAGCTCGCCCAGCATGCTGGCTATAGCTTGCGCCGTGTTGCTTACGGCTTCGCGATCGGGGCGGTTGGTGGTCTGGTGATCGGCTCCGCGATGGGGCTGTCACGCCGGGTGGACGATTATGTGCGTCCGCTCTTCACGGCGATCGCCCAGGTGCCGGCGCTCGCCTGGATTCCTCTGGCAATGCTGCTGCTCGGCATCGGCGAGGGGCTCAAGATCGTGGTGATCGCCAAGGCCGCTTTCGTGCCCGTCGTTATGAACACCAGCGCCGGCATCGCCAACGTGCCGAAGGCATTCGTGGAAGTCGGCGAGACCTTCCGCTTCACGCCCTTGCAGATGCTGCGTCATGTCGTGCTTCCCGGTGCCGTGCCGCCGATCTTCACGGGCCTGCGCTACGGCTTGACCCATGCCTGGATCGCGCTGGTCAGCGTCGAGCTATTGGCCTCCTCCGAGGGGCTCGGCTACCTCCTGGTCTGGGGCCGCCAGATGTTCTGGCTCGACACGGTACTGGTCGCCATGATCGTCATCGGCATCATCGGCTTTGTCAGCGACAAGGCGCTGGCGGTGGTCGAAGCCCGGCTGCAGCGTTGGCGGATCGACCGTGTCAGATAG
- a CDS encoding ABC transporter ATP-binding protein: MMSVAQSEAAPAVEADRSGGHLEVRNVSRSFVVNGEAFDALRDVSLDVAGGEFVVLLGPSGCGKSTLLRLIAGLDRDFRGSISQDGEPIAGTSLDRGIVFQEPRLFPWATVRQNIALGLKNAPLSERAKKDSVAAHISLVGLDGFAEAYPHQLSGGMAQRAAIARGLVNRPRLLLLDEPFGALDALTRARLQIELQRIWAHEKISMILVTHDVDEAVLLGDRVIVLAPRPGRVARIFDVTAPRPRSRSNDDLVRIRNDILRALGDGDGGSVAHDLLAGASA; this comes from the coding sequence ATGATGTCCGTGGCGCAATCAGAAGCGGCGCCGGCGGTTGAGGCAGACCGGAGCGGCGGACACCTCGAGGTCCGCAACGTTTCGCGGTCCTTCGTCGTCAACGGCGAGGCGTTCGACGCCCTGAGGGATGTATCGCTCGACGTCGCCGGCGGCGAATTCGTCGTCCTGCTCGGGCCGAGCGGATGCGGAAAGTCGACTTTGCTGCGGCTGATCGCCGGACTGGACCGCGATTTCAGGGGCAGCATCAGCCAGGACGGCGAACCGATCGCGGGCACCAGCCTGGATCGCGGCATCGTGTTCCAGGAGCCGAGGCTGTTTCCCTGGGCCACGGTCAGGCAGAACATCGCGCTCGGCCTCAAGAATGCGCCGCTCAGCGAACGCGCCAAGAAGGACTCGGTCGCTGCGCACATTTCGCTGGTCGGTCTCGATGGCTTCGCGGAAGCCTATCCGCATCAGTTGTCCGGCGGCATGGCGCAGCGCGCGGCGATCGCCCGCGGTCTCGTCAACCGTCCCCGGCTCCTGCTGCTCGACGAGCCCTTTGGTGCGCTTGACGCATTGACGCGTGCACGGCTCCAGATCGAGCTTCAGCGCATCTGGGCGCATGAGAAGATCAGCATGATCCTCGTGACCCATGATGTCGATGAAGCCGTTCTGCTCGGCGATCGCGTCATCGTGCTCGCGCCGCGTCCGGGCCGCGTGGCCCGCATTTTCGACGTGACCGCGCCGCGGCCGCGGTCCCGGAGCAATGACGACCTCGTTCGTATCCGCAATGATATCCTGCGGGCTCTGGGCGACGGCGATGGTGGTTCCGTTGCGCACGACCTGCTGGCCGGAGCAAGCGCATGA
- a CDS encoding LLM class flavin-dependent oxidoreductase: MSRRKEKLSLGAFLLFTGHHLAAWRSPQASDSQSLADFVQFARIAEEAKFDAIFLADMVGVRIDRIEASSRKAHSGVYPFEPLTLLSALAAVTSRIGLVATVSTSFNEPFNVARQFASLDRLSGGRAGWNLVTSTEASAALNFNHEGLSPHAERYARADEFADVVLGLWDSWEDDAFPRDRESGRYYDPDKLHLLNHQGRHFRVRGPLNIPPSPQGRPVLVQAGSSGPGKELAARTAEVIFTAQQTLEDAVSFYSDVKGRLSKYGRDQDDLKILPGIFPVVAESESEAKEKFDELQSLILPQVGLDLLAGFLGAPEIVDADPNGPIPVLKETEGGKSRQVLLLELARREGLTVRDLYLRIAGARGHWQLVGTPTQIADQLEERFQNYGADGFNIMAPTLPGGLTDFIRLVVPELRRRSLFRDEYEGTTLRDHLGLRRPQPAHRHTAVAAE; this comes from the coding sequence ATGTCACGTCGCAAGGAAAAATTGTCCCTCGGCGCCTTCCTGCTGTTCACCGGTCACCATCTCGCCGCGTGGCGCTCACCGCAAGCCTCCGACAGCCAATCGCTGGCGGATTTCGTTCAGTTCGCGCGGATCGCGGAGGAAGCCAAGTTCGATGCCATCTTCCTCGCAGACATGGTTGGCGTCCGCATCGATCGCATTGAGGCGTCCAGTCGCAAGGCGCATAGCGGTGTCTACCCGTTCGAGCCGCTGACGCTGCTGTCGGCGCTTGCTGCGGTCACGTCCAGGATCGGACTGGTCGCGACCGTCTCGACCAGCTTCAACGAACCGTTCAACGTCGCGCGGCAGTTCGCCTCTCTCGACCGCCTGAGTGGCGGTCGCGCTGGCTGGAATCTGGTCACCTCGACCGAGGCCTCCGCGGCGCTGAACTTCAATCACGAAGGTCTCAGCCCCCACGCTGAGCGTTACGCACGTGCGGACGAGTTCGCCGACGTGGTGCTCGGCCTGTGGGACAGCTGGGAGGACGATGCGTTCCCGCGCGATCGGGAAAGCGGCCGCTATTATGATCCGGATAAGCTTCATCTTCTCAACCACCAGGGCCGCCACTTCAGGGTGCGCGGCCCCCTGAACATCCCGCCCTCGCCACAGGGGCGTCCCGTGTTGGTGCAGGCGGGCTCGAGCGGGCCGGGCAAGGAACTCGCGGCACGAACGGCGGAGGTGATCTTCACCGCGCAGCAGACGCTTGAAGACGCGGTCTCGTTCTATTCGGACGTGAAGGGGCGGCTGTCGAAATATGGCCGCGACCAGGACGATCTGAAGATCCTGCCCGGCATCTTTCCCGTGGTCGCGGAGAGCGAAAGCGAGGCAAAGGAAAAGTTCGATGAGTTGCAGTCGCTGATCCTGCCCCAGGTCGGTCTCGATTTGCTCGCGGGCTTCCTTGGCGCCCCCGAGATCGTCGATGCCGATCCGAATGGTCCCATACCGGTCTTGAAGGAAACCGAAGGCGGCAAGAGTCGTCAGGTGCTTCTGCTCGAGCTGGCGCGCCGGGAAGGACTGACGGTGCGCGATCTCTATCTGAGGATCGCCGGCGCACGCGGCCATTGGCAGTTGGTGGGCACGCCCACGCAGATCGCCGACCAGCTTGAAGAGCGCTTCCAGAACTACGGCGCCGACGGTTTTAACATCATGGCGCCCACGCTGCCGGGCGGCCTGACCGATTTCATCAGGCTGGTCGTTCCCGAGCTGCGCCGCCGCAGCCTGTTCCGCGATGAGTACGAGGGCACGACCTTACGAGATCATCTCGGCCTGCGCAGGCCGCAACCGGCGCACCGCCACACCGCGGTGGCGGCCGAATAG
- a CDS encoding methyltransferase domain-containing protein has product MLDIGAGTGRLTEFVASLVGPTGRVIGIDPLENRIAIARLRETATLSFGVGRAEDLAKFAPSEFDVVYLNSVFHWIADKPQALREIRRVLKPGGRLGLNIQDPSKPHQSRVLLREAIELAGFVERNGEAHRVLGATDEQLKALFTEAGFIDHRSDLRSLVDLHIDVDSILGWSEASAFGNFLEGFSPAEREAIRQSFAGLVEAKRTPDGLRLERYLRFAFAQKPAGSAP; this is encoded by the coding sequence GTGCTCGACATCGGTGCCGGCACCGGCCGGCTCACCGAATTCGTCGCCAGCCTGGTTGGCCCCACCGGCAGGGTGATCGGCATCGATCCTCTTGAAAACCGGATCGCCATCGCACGGTTGCGCGAAACTGCGACGCTGAGCTTCGGTGTCGGCCGCGCCGAGGATTTGGCAAAGTTTGCCCCCTCGGAATTCGACGTCGTCTACCTCAACAGCGTGTTCCACTGGATCGCGGACAAGCCGCAGGCGCTGCGCGAGATCCGCCGCGTGCTCAAGCCCGGCGGTAGGCTCGGCCTCAACATTCAGGACCCGTCGAAACCGCATCAATCGCGTGTCTTGCTGCGTGAGGCGATCGAGCTCGCGGGATTCGTAGAACGGAATGGCGAGGCACATCGTGTCCTGGGCGCGACCGACGAACAGCTCAAGGCGCTTTTCACCGAAGCCGGCTTCATCGACCATCGTAGCGACCTGCGCTCGCTCGTTGACCTCCATATTGACGTCGATTCCATACTCGGATGGTCTGAAGCCAGCGCATTCGGAAACTTCCTCGAGGGCTTCTCGCCGGCCGAGCGGGAAGCGATCCGGCAAAGCTTTGCAGGGCTCGTGGAAGCGAAGCGGACGCCGGACGGATTGCGCCTTGAGCGATATCTGCGCTTCGCCTTCGCCCAGAAACCCGCAGGTTCGGCTCCATAA